The following are encoded together in the Myxococcota bacterium genome:
- a CDS encoding VOC family protein, with translation RIVLTFHVPAREDVDRIHGKLTGLGHRSSQPPFDAFWGARYAIVEDPDGTHVGIMSPSDPELRRAPPDL, from the coding sequence CACGGATCGTGCTCACGTTCCATGTGCCCGCGCGCGAGGACGTGGACCGGATCCACGGAAAACTCACGGGCCTCGGTCACCGGAGCTCACAGCCGCCGTTCGATGCCTTCTGGGGCGCTCGATATGCAATCGTCGAGGACCCGGACGGCACTCACGTGGGCATCATGAGCCCCTCGGACCCGGAGCTCCGGAGAGCCCCGCCTGACCTCTAG
- a CDS encoding Hsp20/alpha crystallin family protein has product MNPATEPNTQNTRPGRTFAPKVDILETEAGLRLWAEMPGVDENAIEVELVDGVLSLRGRVATAEYDNLEPLYTEYGVGNFETRFRLSNAIDGERIQAKLRNGVLELELPKVAAAKPRKIEIAA; this is encoded by the coding sequence ATGAACCCTGCCACTGAACCGAACACGCAGAACACGCGGCCCGGCCGCACGTTCGCGCCGAAGGTCGACATTCTCGAGACCGAAGCCGGCCTGCGCCTGTGGGCCGAGATGCCGGGCGTGGACGAGAACGCGATCGAGGTCGAGCTGGTCGACGGCGTGCTCTCGCTGCGCGGCCGCGTCGCGACCGCCGAGTACGACAATCTCGAGCCGCTCTACACCGAGTACGGCGTGGGCAACTTCGAGACGCGCTTCCGGCTCTCGAACGCGATCGACGGCGAGCGCATCCAGGCCAAGCTGCGCAACGGGGTGCTCGAACTGGAGCTGCCGAAGGTCGCAGCGGCCAAGCCCCGCAAGATCGAAATCGCGGCCTGA
- a CDS encoding Hsp20/alpha crystallin family protein, which produces MALFTFSRELDPVNALFRLQNELERVFQSPRGLEGGLLGRGVHPPVNLFRQDGDVVIRIEVPGFAPEDLSIESRGQTLSVGGKRSQEPAAEGAYHRRERVAGEFSRSIQLPRDVDPSQAAASCKHGVLTVRVPARAEVKPRQIAVTAQ; this is translated from the coding sequence ATGGCGCTTTTCACTTTCAGTCGTGAGCTCGACCCGGTGAATGCGTTGTTCCGACTGCAGAACGAGTTGGAACGCGTATTCCAGAGTCCGCGTGGGCTCGAGGGCGGTCTCTTGGGTCGCGGCGTGCACCCGCCGGTGAATCTGTTCCGGCAGGACGGCGACGTCGTGATTCGCATCGAGGTCCCGGGCTTCGCGCCCGAAGACCTGTCGATCGAGAGTCGCGGTCAGACACTCTCGGTCGGCGGCAAGCGCTCCCAGGAGCCGGCCGCCGAGGGCGCGTACCACCGCCGCGAGCGCGTGGCGGGCGAGTTCTCGCGCTCGATCCAGCTGCCGCGCGACGTGGATCCGTCGCAGGCCGCCGCCAGCTGCAAGCACGGCGTTCTGACCGTGCGCGTTCCGGCGCGCGCCGAGGTGAAGCCCCGGCAGATCGCGGTCACTGCCCAATGA
- a CDS encoding M20/M25/M40 family metallo-hydrolase — protein MPSRKESAAVRYTRDYVAIPSVNPMRRSDLDAAITGERRYAEHLRAQLRALGLDAELVGGDPDRPSLVAEARVADAAETILIASHLDTVPVDGMEIAPFDPRVAQGRIFGRGACDTKSGMAAAVSALERVLAHKRLRRNVILVGEADEELGSVGVRDVIAHLGAQRPDWVVATEPTELRCVTRHKGIVHAQLRATGVACHSSEPQRGKNAITALARAVLALEELAEELGTRVDPALGAGTLSVGRMGGGSATNIVPDDAWLILDRRCIPGDDDVSVRAELEGALAKHDLPDVRVEWCTLEKALLATPPDDPSVAALQAALAQAGLETATAGVAFGTDAGEFSARGWPGVVFGPGSIAQAHTKDEWVAIDEIDTASSIFETLFSSRA, from the coding sequence ATGCCCAGCCGCAAGGAGAGCGCCGCCGTCCGCTACACGCGCGACTACGTGGCGATTCCGTCGGTGAATCCCATGCGGCGCAGCGACCTCGACGCCGCGATCACGGGCGAGCGGCGCTACGCCGAGCATTTGCGCGCGCAGTTGCGGGCCTTAGGATTGGATGCGGAGCTGGTCGGCGGCGATCCGGACCGGCCGTCGCTCGTGGCGGAGGCGCGCGTGGCCGACGCGGCGGAGACGATCCTGATCGCTTCGCATCTCGACACCGTACCCGTCGACGGCATGGAGATCGCGCCCTTCGACCCGCGCGTGGCGCAAGGCCGCATCTTCGGGCGCGGCGCGTGTGACACGAAGAGCGGCATGGCGGCGGCGGTGTCTGCGCTCGAGCGCGTGCTCGCGCACAAACGGCTGCGGCGCAACGTGATCCTGGTGGGCGAGGCCGACGAAGAGCTCGGCAGCGTTGGCGTGCGCGACGTGATCGCGCACCTGGGTGCGCAGCGGCCCGACTGGGTCGTGGCCACCGAGCCCACCGAGCTGCGCTGTGTGACTCGCCACAAGGGCATCGTGCACGCGCAGCTGCGCGCGACCGGGGTCGCGTGTCACAGCTCGGAGCCGCAGCGCGGCAAGAACGCGATCACCGCGCTGGCGCGCGCCGTGCTGGCGCTGGAGGAGCTGGCCGAGGAGCTCGGCACGCGCGTCGATCCGGCGCTCGGCGCGGGCACGCTCTCGGTCGGGCGCATGGGCGGCGGCAGCGCCACGAACATCGTGCCCGACGACGCCTGGCTGATCCTCGACCGGCGCTGCATTCCGGGCGACGACGACGTGTCGGTGCGCGCCGAGCTCGAGGGCGCGCTCGCCAAGCACGACCTGCCCGACGTGCGCGTCGAGTGGTGCACGCTCGAGAAGGCCCTGCTCGCCACGCCGCCCGACGACCCCTCGGTGGCCGCGCTGCAGGCCGCGCTGGCGCAGGCCGGGCTCGAGACCGCCACCGCGGGCGTCGCGTTCGGCACCGACGCCGGCGAGTTCAGCGCGCGCGGCTGGCCGGGCGTGGTGTTCGGCCCGGGCTCGATCGCCCAGGCCCACACCAAAGACGAGTGGGTCGCGATCGACGAGATCGACACCGCGAGCTCGATCTTCGAGACGCTATTTTCGTCCCGCGCCTAG
- a CDS encoding SCO family protein, protein MTAALALLLALFQPPAPGTYELPAVGQVQERSLFDPGGARVPFPGLAPGQVAVVALVYGSCHDAGGCPASLALLRELDRRLAKDPVRAARVRLDCVSFDPERDTPEQLAHLRELMAPQSDWRFLTPARAELAPLLKDFGQDVVTFADGAKRHVAKVYLLDSQRRVRNVYAPGTFDADLVLADVDTLGAGRK, encoded by the coding sequence GTGACCGCCGCGCTCGCGCTGCTGCTCGCGCTGTTCCAGCCGCCGGCGCCGGGCACGTACGAGCTGCCGGCGGTGGGGCAGGTGCAGGAACGCTCGCTGTTCGACCCGGGCGGCGCGCGCGTGCCGTTCCCGGGGCTCGCGCCCGGGCAGGTGGCCGTGGTCGCGCTCGTCTACGGGAGCTGTCACGACGCCGGCGGCTGCCCCGCGTCGCTCGCGCTCTTGCGCGAGCTCGACCGCCGCCTCGCCAAGGACCCCGTGCGCGCGGCGCGCGTGCGGCTCGACTGCGTGAGCTTCGACCCCGAACGGGACACTCCCGAGCAGCTCGCGCACCTGCGCGAGCTGATGGCCCCGCAGAGCGACTGGCGCTTTCTCACGCCGGCGCGCGCCGAGCTCGCGCCCCTGTTGAAGGACTTCGGCCAGGACGTCGTGACCTTCGCCGACGGCGCCAAGCGCCACGTGGCCAAGGTGTATCTCCTGGACTCGCAGCGGCGCGTGCGGAACGTCTACGCGCCCGGGACCTTCGACGCCGACCTGGTGCTGGCCGACGTGGACACGCTAGGCGCGGGACGAAAATAG
- a CDS encoding selenium-binding protein SBP56-related protein, protein MTGTRRALFTALFCAALLAPAAFADETCLSPFLPKITGQEDYVYVYTLGVPGLGDGNDKLVTLGANPAKPGYGKVVSQVSMPGRHEAHHGDFTDDRRFLWLGGLDTSEIFVFDVASNPAKPKLEKRISNFVAKSGGVVGPHTFYALPGRMLITGLSNQKDGGGKTAMVEYTNAGQFIRTIWMPAGAEYGYDVRVKPDLNRMLTSSFTGRKNYMRPLGELMGDAEAMKHFGNTMVVWDFHARKPLQTLQVPGAPLEIRWALDPRHYYAFTSAALTGRLWGIFRKDDGTFEAVDLAPIGDPAKPPLPVDISLSSDDKYLFVDSFVDGTVRVFDVSDPRKPTVIHEQKIGAQVNMVSESWDGKRLYFSSSLLSNWDKGGADDEQFVKAFSWDGKSLAPLFAVDFKAEKLGRPHIMRFGQDGFWAGAAEPTAGE, encoded by the coding sequence ATGACCGGGACACGACGTGCGCTCTTCACGGCCCTGTTCTGCGCCGCGCTGCTCGCGCCGGCGGCGTTTGCAGACGAGACCTGCCTCTCTCCGTTCCTGCCCAAGATCACCGGTCAGGAGGACTACGTCTACGTCTACACGCTCGGCGTTCCGGGCCTGGGCGACGGCAACGACAAGCTCGTGACTCTGGGCGCGAACCCGGCCAAGCCGGGCTACGGCAAGGTCGTGAGTCAGGTGTCGATGCCCGGCCGGCACGAGGCGCATCACGGTGACTTCACCGACGACCGCCGCTTCCTGTGGCTCGGCGGGCTGGACACGAGCGAGATCTTCGTGTTCGACGTGGCCAGCAACCCGGCCAAGCCGAAGCTAGAGAAGCGCATCTCGAACTTCGTGGCGAAGTCGGGCGGAGTGGTCGGACCCCACACCTTCTACGCGCTCCCGGGCCGCATGCTGATCACGGGTCTCTCGAACCAGAAGGACGGCGGCGGCAAGACGGCCATGGTCGAGTACACGAACGCCGGCCAGTTCATCCGCACGATCTGGATGCCGGCGGGCGCGGAATACGGATACGACGTGCGCGTGAAGCCGGATCTCAACCGCATGCTGACTTCTTCGTTCACGGGCCGGAAGAACTACATGCGACCGCTGGGCGAGCTGATGGGCGACGCCGAGGCCATGAAGCACTTCGGGAACACCATGGTGGTCTGGGATTTCCACGCGCGGAAGCCGCTGCAGACGCTGCAGGTGCCGGGCGCGCCGCTCGAGATCCGCTGGGCGCTCGACCCGAGACACTACTACGCCTTCACCTCGGCGGCGCTCACCGGCCGGCTCTGGGGCATCTTCCGCAAGGACGACGGCACGTTCGAGGCCGTGGACCTGGCGCCGATCGGCGATCCGGCCAAGCCGCCGCTGCCGGTCGACATCAGTCTCTCGTCGGACGACAAGTACCTGTTCGTCGACAGCTTCGTGGACGGCACGGTGCGCGTGTTCGACGTGTCGGATCCGCGCAAGCCCACGGTGATCCACGAGCAGAAGATCGGCGCGCAGGTCAACATGGTGTCGGAGAGCTGGGACGGGAAGCGGCTGTATTTCAGCTCGTCGCTGCTCTCGAACTGGGACAAGGGTGGAGCCGACGACGAGCAGTTCGTGAAGGCCTTCTCGTGGGACGGCAAGTCACTCGCGCCGCTGTTCGCCGTGGACTTCAAGGCCGAGAAGCTCGGCCGGCCGCACATCATGCGCTTCGGGCAAGACGGCTTCTGGGCCGGCGCGGCGGAGCCGACCGCCGGGGAGTGA
- a CDS encoding glycoside hydrolase family 20 zincin-like fold domain-containing protein gives MKGQLHLLPRPRELEFAPGVCVLDRAPEVAQRGARAVTVARARERVAGLRTRVALRIDPAQATGAEGFELAITPDGAEVSGRDARGLNWGVSALLQIARQRESQLPCLHMRDWPELAERGYMLDVSRDRVPTMATVAELVDLCESLRLNQLQLYTEHTFAYRDHAEVWRDASPFTPDEIRTIDGWCAARGIELVPNQNGFGHMERWLRHPRYAPLAELGEGAPGPGSTLAPTPEAVAFVRSLYAELLPSFSSHKVNIGCDEPFELGRGRSKERCEREGKGRVYLNYVSQLISGLQAEGRTVQLWGDIIGQHPELIPELPRERLVALAWGYEAPIDPAEIPRNIWDSLVALGVDVEAIRGFAVQARRYQRAGVPFTVCPGTSSWLSLVGRVPNALGNVSDAARAAREFGARGMLITDWGDLGHLQPPVVSLPGLCLGAALAWASESQGELDLFGAIDALVVRDATGTIGAALARLGELYLRTGIRALNSSPLAMALLRPFRRYEPTWGRTDRARLDAIVDEIDRTRAELARAAPQGFGGRIVARELSQAAALARHGAFRLMHACLHEGPPAELLRRELGQAIDEQRACWLARSREGGLRDSLGRLEHARAEYGA, from the coding sequence ATGAAAGGTCAGCTCCACCTCCTGCCCCGCCCGCGCGAGCTCGAGTTCGCGCCCGGGGTGTGTGTTCTGGACCGCGCGCCCGAGGTCGCGCAGCGGGGCGCGCGGGCCGTGACGGTGGCGCGGGCGCGCGAGCGGGTGGCGGGGCTGCGCACGCGCGTGGCGCTGCGGATCGACCCGGCCCAGGCCACGGGCGCCGAGGGCTTCGAGCTCGCGATCACGCCCGACGGGGCCGAGGTCTCCGGCCGCGACGCGCGCGGGCTGAACTGGGGCGTGAGCGCGCTGCTGCAGATCGCGCGCCAGCGCGAGTCACAGCTGCCGTGCCTGCACATGCGCGACTGGCCCGAGCTGGCCGAGCGCGGCTACATGCTCGACGTGTCGCGCGACCGCGTGCCCACCATGGCCACCGTGGCCGAGCTGGTCGACCTGTGCGAGTCACTGCGCCTGAATCAGCTCCAGCTCTACACCGAACACACCTTCGCCTACCGCGACCACGCCGAGGTCTGGCGCGACGCCTCGCCGTTCACGCCCGACGAGATCCGCACCATCGACGGCTGGTGCGCGGCGCGCGGCATCGAGCTCGTGCCCAACCAGAACGGCTTCGGCCACATGGAGCGCTGGCTCCGGCACCCGCGCTACGCGCCGCTGGCCGAGCTGGGGGAAGGCGCGCCGGGACCGGGCTCGACGCTCGCGCCCACGCCCGAGGCGGTCGCGTTCGTGCGCTCGCTCTACGCGGAGCTCCTGCCGAGCTTCTCGAGTCACAAGGTGAACATCGGCTGCGACGAGCCGTTCGAGCTGGGCCGCGGGCGCTCCAAGGAGCGCTGCGAGCGCGAGGGCAAGGGGCGCGTGTATCTAAACTACGTGAGCCAGCTGATCTCGGGCCTGCAGGCCGAGGGCCGCACGGTCCAGCTCTGGGGCGACATCATCGGCCAGCACCCGGAGCTGATTCCCGAGCTGCCGCGCGAGCGGCTGGTGGCGTTGGCCTGGGGCTACGAGGCGCCGATCGATCCGGCGGAGATCCCGCGCAACATCTGGGACTCACTCGTGGCGCTGGGCGTCGACGTGGAGGCGATCCGCGGCTTCGCGGTGCAGGCGCGCCGCTACCAGCGCGCCGGAGTGCCGTTCACGGTCTGCCCGGGCACGTCGTCGTGGCTGTCGCTCGTGGGCCGGGTGCCCAATGCGCTTGGCAACGTGAGCGACGCCGCCCGCGCGGCGCGCGAGTTCGGCGCGCGCGGCATGCTGATCACCGATTGGGGCGACCTGGGGCACCTGCAGCCGCCGGTCGTGTCGCTGCCCGGGCTGTGTCTGGGCGCCGCGCTGGCCTGGGCGAGCGAGTCACAGGGCGAGCTCGACCTGTTCGGAGCGATCGACGCGCTGGTGGTGCGCGACGCCACCGGCACGATCGGCGCGGCGCTGGCGCGCCTGGGCGAGCTGTACCTGCGCACGGGCATCCGCGCGCTGAACTCGAGCCCGCTGGCGATGGCGCTGCTGCGCCCGTTCCGCCGCTACGAGCCGACCTGGGGCCGCACCGACCGCGCGCGGCTCGACGCGATCGTCGACGAGATCGACCGCACGCGCGCCGAGCTCGCCCGCGCCGCGCCGCAGGGCTTCGGCGGGCGCATCGTGGCGCGCGAGCTGTCCCAGGCGGCCGCGCTGGCGCGCCACGGGGCGTTCCGGCTCATGCACGCCTGCCTCCACGAAGGCCCGCCGGCGGAGCTCCTGCGGCGCGAGCTCGGCCAGGCGATCGACGAGCAGCGCGCCTGCTGGCTCGCCCGCTCGCGCGAAGGCGGGCTGCGCGACTCACTCGGCCGGCTGGAGCATGCGCGCGCGGAGTACGGCGCGTGA
- a CDS encoding DUF2157 domain-containing protein — MDSLERWQRAGLLDEAAVARIRAFEAEQGHESRFGWPVRIAIALGGVLLGAGILLFVEAQWDALSPLARFALVLAMVGGFHAAGAYTLERFPVLGLALHALGSVSLGAGIFLCGQIFNLDEHWPGGVLLWAVGATAGLALVRSWPQLALTALLWPAWIGSEWIVRTELVVNAARPLAAGWLLLAIAYLTALTPDLQTPARRSLHWIGLVAFWPLLFFAMAAASESSHAPNAVDSPSWLAGGWLLAIGLPLAVGYGLHGARVWTLGIAAAWVVILVAICANAGGSLEKEPLVYVWCGLGAIGMIAWGVTESLPSRINLGIALFGVTLVVFYFTNVFDKLERSASLVVMGVVFIGAGVLLERTRRRLVRRVSVTP; from the coding sequence ATGGACTCACTCGAACGCTGGCAGCGGGCGGGTCTCTTGGACGAGGCGGCGGTCGCGCGCATTCGCGCCTTCGAAGCCGAGCAGGGGCACGAGTCACGCTTTGGCTGGCCCGTGCGCATCGCGATCGCGCTGGGCGGCGTGCTGCTCGGCGCGGGCATCCTGTTGTTCGTGGAGGCGCAGTGGGACGCCCTCTCGCCGCTCGCGCGCTTCGCGTTGGTGCTGGCCATGGTGGGCGGCTTCCACGCCGCGGGCGCGTACACGCTGGAGCGCTTCCCGGTGCTCGGGCTGGCGCTGCACGCGCTGGGCAGCGTGAGTCTGGGCGCGGGCATCTTCCTGTGCGGCCAGATCTTCAACCTCGACGAGCACTGGCCGGGTGGCGTGCTCCTGTGGGCGGTCGGCGCGACGGCGGGCCTCGCGCTGGTGCGCAGCTGGCCGCAGCTCGCGCTCACCGCGCTGCTCTGGCCGGCCTGGATCGGCAGTGAGTGGATCGTGCGCACCGAGCTGGTCGTGAACGCGGCGCGCCCGCTCGCGGCGGGCTGGCTCCTGCTGGCCATTGCGTATCTCACCGCGCTCACGCCCGACCTGCAGACGCCGGCGCGCCGCAGCCTGCATTGGATCGGGCTGGTCGCGTTCTGGCCGCTGCTGTTCTTCGCGATGGCGGCGGCGAGCGAGTCCTCTCACGCGCCAAATGCGGTCGACTCACCCTCCTGGCTGGCCGGGGGCTGGCTGCTCGCGATCGGGCTGCCGCTCGCGGTCGGGTACGGCCTGCACGGCGCGCGGGTCTGGACGCTCGGCATCGCGGCCGCCTGGGTCGTGATCCTGGTCGCGATCTGCGCGAATGCGGGCGGGTCGCTCGAGAAGGAGCCGCTCGTGTACGTGTGGTGCGGCCTGGGCGCGATCGGCATGATCGCCTGGGGCGTCACGGAGTCACTGCCCTCGCGTATCAACCTGGGCATCGCGCTGTTCGGCGTGACGCTCGTGGTGTTCTACTTCACGAACGTGTTCGACAAGCTCGAGCGCTCGGCCAGCCTGGTCGTGATGGGCGTGGTGTTCATCGGAGCCGGCGTGCTGCTCGAGCGCACGCGCCGGCGGCTGGTGCGGCGCGTGAGTGTGACGCCATGA
- a CDS encoding ABC transporter permease, translating into MIDAPTLLLLASTVRFATPLALAAMGELVAERAGVLNVGIEGMMLAGALAAYEVGAATGSVTLACAAAVAAACALALVFAAFALGRRADPIVSGTALNILALGATGSLFRWLHPAGESLSRAPQMAALAGANGFTLIAGCLVVAVALFLGRTRPGLSLRAVGERAEAADAQGISVGRVRLAATLFGGACAGLAGASLVLWLSDVFVEAMTSGRGFIALSLVLFGGYRPARIVGGAVLFGAASALQFRLQAAGSALPYTLLLMTPYVLTLAVLALFAGRSRAPADLARPFRARD; encoded by the coding sequence GTGATCGACGCTCCGACGCTCCTCTTGCTGGCCTCGACCGTGCGCTTCGCGACGCCGCTCGCGCTCGCGGCCATGGGCGAGCTCGTGGCCGAGCGCGCGGGTGTGCTGAACGTGGGCATCGAGGGCATGATGCTCGCCGGAGCGCTCGCGGCCTACGAGGTGGGCGCGGCGACCGGCTCGGTCACGCTCGCGTGCGCCGCTGCGGTGGCCGCGGCGTGCGCGCTCGCGCTCGTGTTCGCCGCCTTCGCGCTCGGGCGCCGCGCCGATCCGATCGTATCGGGCACGGCGTTGAACATCCTGGCGCTCGGCGCCACGGGCTCGCTGTTCCGCTGGCTGCACCCCGCGGGCGAGTCACTGTCGCGCGCACCGCAGATGGCCGCGCTCGCCGGGGCGAACGGCTTCACGCTGATCGCGGGGTGTCTGGTGGTCGCGGTCGCGCTGTTTCTCGGGCGCACGCGGCCCGGGCTCTCGCTGCGCGCGGTCGGCGAGCGGGCGGAGGCCGCCGACGCGCAGGGCATCTCGGTCGGCCGCGTGCGGCTCGCAGCCACGTTGTTCGGCGGCGCGTGCGCCGGGCTGGCCGGGGCGTCACTCGTGCTCTGGCTCTCGGACGTGTTCGTCGAGGCCATGACCAGCGGACGCGGCTTCATTGCGCTCTCGCTCGTGCTGTTCGGCGGCTACCGGCCCGCGCGCATCGTCGGCGGGGCGGTGCTGTTCGGCGCGGCGAGCGCGCTGCAGTTCCGGCTGCAGGCCGCGGGCTCGGCGCTGCCCTACACGCTGCTGCTCATGACTCCCTACGTGCTCACGCTGGCGGTCCTCGCGCTGTTCGCCGGGCGCTCGCGCGCGCCGGCGGACCTGGCGCGGCCGTTCCGCGCCCGCGACTAG
- a CDS encoding ABC transporter permease, protein MSRLRALAGPAAAALIAAALAGAWLAALGADPVAALRALAEGAFGDSLALENTLVRAGPLLLVGLGVALCFRCGIWNIGGEGQLLAGALAATALVTRGFGPDAGVGVLVLALLAGAAAGAAWAALAALLRVQRGVSEVLSTILLNFIAALLVAWAVHGPLQEASGAYPQSDAFPEAARLLLLPGLTRVHAGLLIAAALPFALWVVLFRTAAGLRLRAVGLSPDAARYAGVSPERETVRVLVISGALAGLAGGLEVAGVTGRLFENLATGYGFTAIAVALLARLHPLGVIPSAVVFAGLATGSGAMQRAAGVPSVAVQVIEALVIFLSVGFALPRRDT, encoded by the coding sequence GTGAGCCGGCTGCGCGCGCTGGCCGGACCTGCGGCGGCAGCGCTGATTGCAGCTGCGCTCGCCGGAGCATGGCTTGCAGCGCTCGGCGCGGACCCGGTGGCGGCGCTGCGGGCTCTCGCCGAGGGCGCATTCGGTGACTCGCTCGCGCTCGAGAACACGCTGGTGCGCGCGGGCCCGCTGCTGCTGGTCGGCCTCGGCGTCGCGCTCTGCTTTCGCTGCGGCATCTGGAACATCGGCGGCGAGGGCCAGCTGCTCGCGGGCGCGCTCGCGGCCACGGCGCTCGTGACTCGCGGGTTCGGGCCGGACGCGGGCGTGGGTGTCCTTGTGTTGGCCCTGCTCGCCGGCGCGGCGGCCGGCGCGGCGTGGGCGGCGCTTGCGGCGCTGTTGCGCGTGCAGCGCGGGGTGTCGGAGGTGCTGTCGACGATCCTGCTCAACTTCATCGCGGCGCTGCTCGTGGCGTGGGCGGTGCACGGGCCGCTCCAGGAGGCGAGCGGCGCGTATCCACAGAGCGATGCCTTCCCCGAGGCCGCGCGGCTTTTGCTCCTGCCCGGACTGACTCGCGTGCACGCGGGGCTGTTGATCGCGGCCGCGCTGCCGTTCGCGCTCTGGGTCGTGCTGTTCCGCACGGCCGCGGGGCTGCGCCTGCGCGCGGTGGGCCTGTCACCCGACGCCGCGCGCTACGCGGGAGTGTCTCCCGAGCGCGAGACCGTGCGGGTGCTCGTGATCTCGGGCGCGCTCGCGGGCCTGGCCGGCGGGCTGGAGGTCGCGGGAGTCACCGGCCGGCTGTTCGAGAACCTGGCCACGGGCTACGGCTTCACCGCGATCGCGGTGGCGCTGCTCGCCCGGCTGCATCCACTGGGCGTGATTCCTTCGGCCGTCGTGTTCGCGGGGCTCGCCACGGGCAGCGGCGCCATGCAGCGCGCGGCGGGCGTACCGTCGGTGGCCGTGCAGGTGATCGAGGCGCTGGTGATCTTTCTGTCGGTCGGGTTCGCGCTGCCGCGGAGGGACACGTGA
- a CDS encoding ATP-binding cassette domain-containing protein: protein MARVALRDIRKRFGATEALRGASLSLEPGSIHALLGENGAGKTTLVRTLYGSVRPDAGEIRIDDVPVAIDGPRRALALGIALVPQHSMLVPALSVAENLLLGEPGAAWLSRERLHARARELLAGSAQGIDLDARAESLSVGELQRLEIARALARGARVLVLDEPTAVLAPSEVDALLRHLVELRARGMSIVLISHKLEEISAVADQVTVLRAGETVASQALAGMSAAELGRLMVGDALPPAGQPPESRPGPPALRLLGVTAPGLHGIDLEVEAGEIVALAGIDGNGQQPLEELFAGVRTPEAGALEVLHAPLALLSGDRQRTGLVLELSVAENLVLPEAAQGGAPPVFHAGLVSPGELAAAAEAAIARFAIRARPSDPARRLSGGNQQKLCVARALRRDPGVLVAVNPTRGLDLAATAAVREELRAQARAAAAVLVISTELDEVLELGQRIFVLFRGRLLPVPDGEHTRAAIGRRMLGEAPG from the coding sequence GTGGCGCGCGTCGCGCTGCGCGACATCCGCAAGCGCTTCGGCGCGACCGAGGCACTGCGCGGCGCGAGTCTCTCGCTCGAGCCGGGCTCGATCCACGCGCTCCTGGGCGAGAACGGCGCGGGCAAGACCACGCTCGTGCGCACGCTCTACGGCAGCGTGCGGCCCGACGCAGGCGAGATCCGCATCGACGACGTGCCGGTCGCGATCGACGGGCCGCGCCGCGCGCTCGCGCTGGGCATCGCGCTGGTGCCGCAGCACTCCATGCTCGTGCCGGCGCTGTCGGTCGCGGAGAACCTGCTGCTGGGGGAGCCGGGAGCCGCCTGGCTCTCGCGCGAGCGTCTGCACGCGCGGGCGCGCGAGCTGCTGGCGGGCTCGGCCCAGGGGATCGACCTCGACGCGCGCGCCGAGTCACTCTCGGTCGGCGAGCTGCAGCGGCTCGAGATCGCGCGCGCACTGGCGCGCGGCGCGCGCGTGCTCGTGCTCGACGAGCCGACCGCCGTGCTCGCACCCTCCGAGGTCGACGCGCTGCTGCGCCATCTGGTCGAGCTGCGCGCGCGCGGGATGTCGATCGTGCTGATCTCGCACAAGCTCGAGGAGATCAGCGCGGTGGCCGACCAGGTGACCGTGCTGCGCGCGGGCGAGACCGTCGCGAGTCAGGCGCTGGCCGGCATGAGCGCGGCGGAGCTGGGCCGGCTCATGGTCGGCGACGCGCTGCCGCCGGCGGGGCAGCCGCCGGAGTCACGGCCCGGACCGCCCGCGCTGCGCCTGCTCGGAGTCACTGCGCCGGGACTGCACGGTATCGACCTCGAGGTCGAGGCGGGCGAGATCGTGGCGCTCGCCGGCATCGACGGAAACGGCCAGCAGCCGCTCGAGGAGCTGTTCGCGGGTGTGCGCACGCCCGAGGCCGGCGCGCTCGAGGTGCTGCACGCGCCGCTGGCGCTGCTCTCCGGCGACCGGCAGCGCACGGGCCTGGTGCTCGAGCTCTCCGTGGCCGAGAACCTGGTGCTGCCCGAGGCGGCGCAGGGCGGCGCGCCGCCGGTGTTCCATGCGGGCCTGGTGAGTCCGGGTGAGCTCGCGGCGGCGGCCGAGGCGGCGATCGCGCGCTTCGCGATCCGCGCGCGGCCGAGTGACCCGGCGCGCAGGCTCTCCGGCGGGAACCAGCAGAAGCTGTGCGTGGCGCGCGCGCTGCGGAGGGATCCCGGCGTACTCGTGGCGGTGAACCCCACGCGCGGCCTCGACCTGGCCGCCACGGCCGCCGTGCGCGAAGAGCTGCGCGCCCAGGCCCGCGCCGCTGCAGCCGTGCTCGTGATCTCGACCGAGCTCGACGAGGTGCTCGAGCTCGGGCAACGCATCTTCGTGTTGTTCCGCGGACGGCTCCTGCCGGTGCCCGACGGCGAGCACACGCGCGCCGCGATCGGCCGGCGCATGCTGGGCGAGGCGCCCGGGTGA